The following is a genomic window from Chitinophaga caseinilytica.
AAACTCGTCCGCCGCGACATCATCGCCGGCAACGGCGTGCTGCACATTACCGACCAGGTATTGCGCATCAATCAATAATCAACAAAAAAACTACATCATGCAGCATTTTACTGTGAGATATATTTGGGCCTTTTTGCTGTTGCTGCTCCCGTTTGCGGGCGTGGCGCAGGAAACGGGCGGCGGCCTCACCGGCAGGGTGCAGGACGCGAAGGGCGGCCCCCTGCCCGGGGTCACCGTGGTGGCCGTTCACGAGCCCTCCGGCACTAAGTACCCCGTCATCACCGACGAAGGCGGCCGCTACCGGCTCATGGGTATGCGCATCGGCGGGCCTTACAAGGTAACCGCCACCATGATGGGCATGCAGCCTTTCGAACAGAACGGAATTGTCGTGAAACTGGGAGAGCCCCAACTGCTGCACATCGTACTGGCGGAAGAAAGCCGCCGGCTCGGGGAAGTGGTAGTGAAAGGCGCCAACAAGGGAACACGCGCCAATACTTTCGGCGCGGGCCAGCACATCAGTCGCACCCAATTGAACAATATGCCCGCCGTGAGCCGCAGCATACAGGACATCACGCGACTGGTGCCCCAGGGCAGTAAAGACAACAGTTTCGCCGGCACCAACTTCCGGTACAACAACGTGACGATAGACGGGGCGGTGAACAACGACGCCATCGGGTTCAGTCCTTCTAACGGCGGCCAAAGCGGTACTTCCGGCCAACCCGGCAGCAGCACCCGCACCAACCCCGTTTCTTTGGACGCCATCGAGGATATGCAGGTGTACCTGGCGCCGTACGACGTAAAGATCGGGAACTTCACCGGCGGCAGCGTGAACGCCGTCACCCGCAGCGGCACCAACAAACTGACCGGTTCGGTCTATGCTTATGGAAGAAACGCCGCCATCACGGGGAAAGACCGGAAAGGCACGCTGGGCAAAATGAACAGCGATTTCCAGGATTACCAGGCCGGCGTGCGACTGGGTTTTCCCATCATCAGAAACAAATTGTTCTTCTTCACCAACGAAGAAATCACCCGCCGCACCGATCCCTCGCAACTGATCGCCGGGAAAGCCGAAACGGAAGGCATCCTCAGCGCCAAAGACGCCGAAGCCATCCGCAGCACCACGATCGGGCGGTACGGGAATGTTTTCGATCCCGGAACGGCGGGAGTATTCAATTCGTCGTCCAAATCGGTAAAGTTTTTTAACCGCATCGATTGGAACATCAACGACAAACATCAACTCTCGCTCCGCAATAATACCATTCGTTCCAGCGCCATCAGCCTCGACCGCGACCAGCAGGATTTCCGGTTCTCCAGCATGGCTTTCAAACAGACCAACAACCAGAGCAGTACCGTGGCCGAACTGAAGAGCCGCCTCGGCAACCGCATCACCAACAGTTTCGTGGCCGGTTTCAGTACCGTGCACGATTACCGCGATCCGCTCAGCGATCCGTCTTTGCCGCAGGTACAGATCCAGGGCAGGACGCCGGGCACTACCATCTACCTCGGTACCGACCGCGAAGCGTCAATCTTCAACATGAAACAGCGGACGGTCGAGATCACCAACAATTTCAGCTGGAGCCGCGGGAAACACAACTTCCTCGTCGGCACCCACAACGAACTGTACCATATCGATTACGGTTTCGTGAACAGCTGGAACGGAAGGGTGGATTACCTGAGCATCGGGGATTACATCAATAATCAGCCGTACCGCGTGCGCGGCAGTTACAACTATACCAATAATTCGAGGGATTACATCCTGGCCAATCCGGGCGCCGTGTTCAATGTGAACCTTTACAGCCTGTACGTGCAGGACGAAATCCAGGTGAACGACAAACTGAAGCTCATGCCGGGATTGCGGGCGGATTACACGCATCTCCCCGAAAAACCGGAACTGAGCGACAAGGTGCGCAACGCCATCGCCGATCCCTTTTTCGGCAATACTTTCGAGTACACGCCGCTGAGCCGCATCCGGAACGATTATTTCAGCAAAGTGAAAATCTCCCCGCGCCTCGGTTTCCGGTACGACTGGCTGGGCGATCAAAGCCTGGTGCTGCGTGGCGGTGCCGGCCTGTTCACGGGGCGCATCCCGTTTGCGTGGCTGGCGTATGCCTATTATAACAACGGGATCGGGTATGGGTCGTTCGATCAGCGGGCAGACCAGAAACCCTTTGCCCAGGGTGCAGACGCCATCCGGCCGGGCAAAAACGGCATCGCGGATTTTGTTGCGGCCAACGGCATCGTCACCAATAATCCCTATGCCGGCAAAACGCAGGTAGACCTGGTAGACAACAACTTCAGCATGCCGCAGGTGCTCCGCGCCAGCCTGGCCGTAGATTACACGACGGCTTCGCAGTGGAAACTCGGCATCGAAGGGCTCGTGACCAAAAGCCTGAAAGACGTCGCTTTCCAACAGGTGAACATCACCGACGATCCCCGCTGGTACGGCTACGACCGGCAAAGGAAGCAACCTGTTTACAATAGCACCGTAGATCCTGCGTTCTCCAACGCATACCTGCTGAGCAATACCGGAAAAGGGTATCGTTACAGCATCACCGGCACCGTGCAGCGGACGTTCGTGAACGGGCTTTTTGTGTCGGGGGCGTATACCTACGGGCAAAGCAAAGACCTGTACAACGGCATCCGGAACTCCATGGAAAGCAACTGGCAGCTGAACCCTGCGCTGAACCCGAACAATCCTTCGCTGGCATATTCGAACTTCGACATCCGCCACCGCATCGTGCTCAACTCCAGCTACCGCAAGGCCTGGAACAAGGTGATGATCAGTACGCTGAGCGTTTTCTTCAGCGCGCAATCTGGCAGTCCGTTTACTTACGGCGTGGTGAACAACAGCGTGCAGGGCCTCCCGCAGCAGGTAAGCCTCGCCTACATCCCGGAGCGGGACGAAGCCATCGGTTTCTTTAAAGACCGGACGATCGACGGCGTTATGATTTCCGCTGCCGACCAGGCCGCCGCTTTCAACGCGTTCATCGACGGGAATAAATACCTCAACGGCAGACGAGGCGATTTCACGGAACGCAACATGGGCCGGACGCCCTGGAACGTACAGGCCGATCTGCATTTTGCACAGGAATTCCACTTCCCAAAATTGCAAACCAGGTTCATCACGTTCACGGCCGATATCGTGAACCTGACGAACATGCTGAACCGTGGATGGGGGATTCAATACTTCTCGCCCAATACCTTCAACAGCACGGCCAGCGTAGGCCTGACGCCAACACTGTTCCCGCCGGAACAGGGGAAAGACGGTTATCCCGTGTACACCTTCGCCAAACCCGGACTGCCGTATTCGGTGGATTACCTGGCGTCCAGGTACCAGGTGCAGCTGGGACTGCGGTATACTTTTTAAACAACCACAAGCGATCAATCATTGCATATGAAAAAGCTCATCAGATATTTTTTGCTCCTGTGCCTGTTTGCCGCAACGGTTGGGGTACAGTCGTGCAGGAAAGAGAAAGATCCCGTGAAAACGCCCCTGGCCGTAAAAAGCTTCTTCCCCAACAGCGGGAACGGCGGCACATTGGTCACGATCCTGGGATCGGGATTCAACAACGAAGGGTCCGTGAAGGTTTCTTTCGCGGGTAAGGACGCCGACATCATCAACCGGCAAGACACCGTGCTGGTGGTGCGCGCGCCCGCAACGGGCGGGTCCGGCGCTATCCGGGTAAACCTGGGTGAACAGTCTGCCGAAGCGGGGAATTATACTTATCAAAAATTGTCGGTGAAACAATTCTTCCCCGGCAACGGTCCCGCCGGCATGCATATCCGTATCAGCGGCGAAGGGTTTAGTAGTTTGGATAGTCCGGCGGAGGTATTGGTGAACGGCAAAAGCGCCACCATCGTCAGTGCCACCGATACCCTGATCGTTGCGGAAGTGCCTGTTGCGGCGGGCTCTGGCCCGGTAACGGTGAAGGTGGACGGGAAATCTTCCTCCGGCGCGGACTTCCGGTTCCAGGCCATCACCGGCATCAAGCCCGTTACGGGCGGAGCTGGTACGAAGGTGGTGATCAGTGGTGGAGGATTCGAGAACGTATTGGCCGGAAATGTGGTGGATTTCAACGGCAAACCTGCCGTGGTGAAAGAAGCCGCTGAAAACCGGCTGGTGGTGGAAGTGCCGGCGGATGTGCGCACAGGGCCCGTATCCGTCGTGATCAACGATCAGAAAACGACCGGCCCGGACTTTACCATCGTTCCCCTGCCAACGATTAGCGGCGTTACGCCGTTGAGCGGCCCCGCCGGTACGGAAATGACGATCACCGGCCTGCATTTCAGTAAGGAGACAGACGAAAATATCGTGAAGATCAACGGCACGGTGGTGCCCGTCAAGTCGGCGACGGGCACGAAACTGACGCTCGTGCTGCCCGGTGGTACCGGCGTCGGTAAGGTGACGCTGAGCGTGAACGACCAGGCCGTAACCGGGCCGGAGTTCCGCGACCAGCAACTGGGCATCCTGTCCGTAACCCCGGCCAATGGCCTCGCCGGCACGAAAGTAACGCTTGCCGGAACAGGCTTCAGTACCATTCCCGCGGAGAACATCGTCACCTTCAACGGCATCCCTGCAATGGTGGAATCGGCTACGGAAACCTCCATCACCGTAACCGCTCCGGCGGCGCTGACGAGCGGCCCGCTGGTGGTGAAGCGCGCTGCACTGGAGGCAAGGGCGCCCCAACAGTTCATGCGCGCAGGCGTGATCACGATCGCCGGAGGGCCTGCCACCAACACCTTGCTGACGAACACGATGAACGGCATGGCGGTCGATTCCAAAGGCAACATCTTCGTCATAGACCGATCGCAATTCAATGTGCTGAAAGTGACGCCCGACGGGCAAATAAGCGTTTTTGCCGGTAGCGATGCCGGAGAAATGGGCGTTGTGGACGGGAAAGGGATAGCCGCGCGTTTCATGACGCTCCGCGGCATCGTGATCGATCCCAACGATAACATTTACGTGACCGAAGTGGCCACCCGCAACAATATTCGTAAGATCAAACCCGATGGAACGGTAACTACCTTCAAATCAGGACTGGAGCGCCAGCCCGGCCAGATCATCCTCGACAAAAAAGGCAACATGTACGTGTCGCAGTTGTATTGGGGGATGTTGAAGATTTACCCGGATGCCGCGGTGGAACAGGCTTTCAATGGCAGTGTGTCTGACGATTGCCGTCCTGCCGTTGACGCGCAGGGCAACCTGTACTATTATGTAGACGAAAACGAAGGGTTCCTCGGTAAGTGGAACTTCGGCGGGGCGGTCGATTACCGCTGGCTGGGCAGCTCGTTCGGTCATCAGGACGGCCCCTTCGACCAGGCGCTTTTCATGTACGGCATGCGCGGCCTGCTGTTCGATGCAGACGGCAACATGCTCATCCTCGACAAAGCCAACTATTCCATCCGTAAAGCCAACTTGGCGACAAGGGAAGTGAGTACCGTGGCGAAACTCGGCCGAGGCTTCGAAGACGGGAGTTTCGAACAGGCGAAGTTCTCGTTCTCGACGGTTGATATGGCGACCGACCGGGACGGCAATATTTACCTGCTGGACGCGGGCAACAAAGCGATCAGGAAAGTAATGTTAAAATAGCTAAGTAAAAGCAAAACACTTGGATAGCCCGCCCTGGCTTCTGCCGGGGCGGTTTTTTTGTTGCGCATGTAAAATGTAAAAAAGGGAACAGGGCCGTCTTGGAACGGCCTTGTTTTATTACCCCATCCGCTTCGAGGTTTCCTTCAGCAATCTGTAAAACTCCGTTACCGCTTTCTTTTCGTACGATTCCCGCAGCGAAATGATCATCGCTTTGCGGCGCATGTTTTTTCCCGTGATGGGGACCGCCGTTACGCCGTCTTCCTGCCGGATGGAGGTGCGGATGAGGATGGAGTACCATTCGCCCGAGCGCACTACTTCCAGGAGCATGTGGATGTCGTTGATCTCGAGGGAAATGTTGGGGGAGAGGTTTTTCTGGGACAGTACTTCGGAGATGAAGGCCCTCGTGCTGTAACCCTGTGCGGGCAGTGCGAGCGGCAGGCGGGCGGCTTCTTCCAGGCGCACGCTTTTCTTTTTCGCCAGCGGCATGCCGGGCGCCATAACGAGCGTCATGGGCGATTCGAAAAGCAGTTGGTAGCGGATGTCTTTTTCCTTTTCCGCTTCATGGAACGTGAGCACGAAATCGAATTCGAAATGCTGGAGTTTTTCGATCATTTCTGAAGACGTTCCCAATACCACCTGCACCCGGATGTTGGGGTGCGTTTCCATAAACCGGATAAGGGCAGGGGCAAGCACCGGGCGCAGGCCGTAGGTGAGGCCGATCCGGATTTCGCCGGTTTCGAGGTTGTTGAGGTCGCGCAGCACCTGGAGCCCGCTTTCCGCCTTGTGGACGCTTTGCAACGCGTAGTCGGAAAACAGTTGCCCGGCCTCGGTGATCACCACGCGCTTGCCCACCCGGTTAAACAGCGGCACGCCCAGCTCGTCTTCCAGCTGCCTGATCTGCTGCGAAAGCGTACTCTGGCTGATATGCAGCAACCTCGCCGCTTCCCTGAAATTCCCCATTTCCTTCGCCTTCAGAAAATACCGCAACTGTCGCAGTTCCATAATTGATCGGTTTTATCGATGGATGTGATAGAAAAATACCGTTTTTCAAATTTAGGCATTGTTGGGAACTTTGCCGTGAAACAAACCGTCTTACCCGATGGATGCCGTTCAACAGACCCTTTCACCTTCCCGGCGCCTCAGCATCGTGCTGGGGTTCACACAAATCCTTTTATGGGGTGGTTCCTTCTTCCTCATGGCCATCGTGGGCGAGCCGATCGTCCGGAATACGGGCTGGTCGCACGAGATGGTATATGGTGCATTGTCGCTGGCGTTGCTCATTTCCGGGCTCATGGCGCCTTTCATCGGCCGGGTGATCGGGAAGCCGCTGGGCGAGCGGCTCATGCGGTTCAGCGGGCTCGTCATTGCGGCTGGACTGGCCATCGCGGCCATCGCGCCGCACGTGACCGTGTTTTTCCTGGGATGGGCCGTTATCGGAACGGGTATGGCGCTGGGGTTGTACGATGCGCTCTTTGCCGCGCTGGGCAAGCGTTATGGCGCTACGGCCGGGATGGCTTTCACTTATATCACGCTCATCTCCGGATTCTGTACCACCATCATCTGGCCTTTGCTCACCTTGCTGCTGGGGCAGTTCGGCTGGCGGGGCACGCTGCTCATTTACGCGGCGGTATTAGCGGTGGTTATTTTTCCCGTCTATACTTACATCTTCCCGAAAAACAGTGCAAATGCCCCGCGGCCCGCGCCCAAGCCCCTCCGCGAACTCGCCCCGCCCACCACCGGCGACCCGAAAGTCTATTACCTGGTGATGGTCCACCTCACCATTGGTGCCATCCTCATGACGGGCATGTCTGTCCATATGATCGATATCCTGCGGAACAATGGGTTGTCGCTCCCTGCGGCCGTGGGCATCGGCGCGCTGCTGGGCCCGAGCCAGGTGGGCGTGCGGTTCCTGGACCTTTTCTGGCCGAAGAAGTCGCAATTAACGGCTACGGCCATTTCATCGGCCGGCGTGCTGACGGGGATGGGCCTGTTGCTGGGGAGCCCCGCCCTGGCGGCGATGGGCATCGTTTCTTACGGGGTAGGTAACGGGATGCGGACGATCCTCAGGGGCACGCTGCCGCTGCATCTCTTCGGGGCAGATGGGTATGCGGCGCTCATGGGCAAACTGGCGCGCCCGCAGCTCATCGCGCAGGCGGCTACGCCGTTCGTCGGCGGATGGGTGATCCAGTCGATGGGCGTATCGGCGTTCGTGTGGGTATTGGCCGTGCTGGCGGGGATCAACCTGCTCATTTCATTGCTCATCCGCAAAACCGCAGTGGTACATGTGATGGCGGAACCCTCGGTTATTCGCAAAGCTTCGTAAAAAGAAAAACCCGCTCTGTGGAGCGGGCTTTCCTGATAAAATATTACTTGCAGATCTCGCCGCAACATCATGCCCGTAACTCATTTTAGTTGCTACGTGCGCGCTTTTTCAGGAAATGCTGATCTTTGATGATCGTTGTTGTGGCGGAGAAATCATTTCCTTTTGTAGTGCCTACCTATTTCGTCGGTTTCAACACCACTTCATCGATCTTCTTTCCCGATACATCAAACACTTCGATCTGCAATTGCTTCGCATCCGCTTTGGCTTTCACGATGGAGGTATTGGAGTTCACCAGCACCGGGAAATTCCAGGCGCCGGCCTCGGGCATCCTTTTCACGTTGCGGTGCAAATGGCCGGACAGCATCACCTGCGCCCCGGCCTGGTTCAGCAGCGGCACGAATTTTTCCGCCACTTCCTTTTCCCCGTGCCAGCCGCCAAACGGCGGAATATGCGCGATCACCACTTTATACGGCGCTTCGGTGTACTCCGGCCGTTTCAGCGCCTCCTTCAGCCAGGCGGCCTGTTGGGTGCGGTAAGCGTCATAGTCTGCGATGCCGGAGTATTCGATGTCGGAATCGGGCTTGTCTTCCCCCGTATCCAGCACCACGAAGCAAACGGGCCCCGTGCGGAAAATGTAGTACAGCTGGCCGTTGGCCGCAGGGAAGTACCGCGGGAATTCACTGGCGAACTCGCCCCGCGTTTCGTGGTTGCCGCGGGCGTAATACATGGGCACACGATCGGCAAAAACGCTGATCGCCGTATCCATGAACGAGCTGAATATCTGTGCTTCATTCCTTGAATTGTTCTGCATGTCGCCGTTGAAGAACACCAGCTGGTTTTGTTTCCAGTCTACCTGCGAGAGCAGTTTCTTCAATACATCGCTTTGCTGGTGGATGTCGTTCACCATGGCGAAACCGGTTTCCGTGGCCCGGGGATCGAGGGTGGTGAAGGTGGGTAGCTCGGCGCGGTAAGCGGCGCTGGCGGCGATGTTGCCGTATTTGACGATGTAACTTTCGTGGCTGAGGATTTCCTGCGAATAGATGCGGTAACGGTATTTGGTGGCGGGTTGCAAGCCTTCGATGCGCACATTGTGCACCATGCCTTCCGTTTTCTGCCCATGTGCCGCTGCGAAATATTTCGGGCGCTCTTTGGCGTAAAAATGCGAATCGTCCACAGGCGCCAGCTCCACCCAGGCGATGGAATTTTTACTGGTCGTCCACACGATATTGACGCCGGTTTCCCCGAGCGCCTGCAAATACGGGCCATGTGTGATCTTGAAAGCTTCCTGGCTGAATACGAACAACGGGGCCATGACAAAGGCGCCGAGTAGCAATAGGTAATTTTTCATCAAGTAAGGATTAAGATAGCCGGTTTCCTGCGGCGCTAACAAGATAGGGGGATTTTAGCGGGATTTCCTATCCTGAAATCGATTTCAAGGGAATTCGCTACGTTCAGACAGGTTCCGGGACGCATCCTTCCATCCGCCGCCACCGCCTTTCGTCCAGAATTCAACCGGTAGGGCCGGGTAGCGTGGAAAATGCCGAAATGGCTATTGGTAGGGGATTTGGGCGGCCGGGAGCCATTCACTAAGCGTATGAAGTACACAATCCATGGAAAAAATTTCCTTCCGGAAAATTTATTGATTACTTTGAGCGGCTCATTTGATAAGCATTTTAACCGTTCGCTCTTAAACAGCACTTAACACGATGATCAAAACTTCGCTTGCCCTGCTCTGCACCGCATCGGTACTGGCTGGCGCAAACTTCTACTTGGGAGACAAGAAATTCAAGTTGTCCGATCCCCCGGAATTGACCATTTCCCGTTTTGCCGGCCCGGATATCACCCCCAGTCCGGCCTGCCTCGCGGTAGCGCCCAATGGCGACGTATTCGTAGGGGTAGACATGATCGGCTCGCTCGGGAAAGACCCCGGGAAAGGCCGTATCCTGCGGCTTACAGACAGCGATAACGACGGCAAAATGGACGCGCACACCGAGTTCGCCGTGGTAGACAACCCCCGCGGCATCCTTGTGATCGGCAAAAAAGTGTATGTGCTCCACACCACCTTCTCCGCAGAAACCGGGAAAGCCACGGGCATGTCGCTCGTGCTGTTCGAGGACAATGACGGAGACGGTAAGGCGGACGGGGCTCCCCAGCCGCTGGTGACCGACCTCAGCAACACCAAATACATCCAGGAGCGCGGTACAGACCACGCTACCAACGGTATCCGCATGGGTATCGACGGATGGATCTATATTTCCGTGGGCGACTTCGGTTTCCACAACGCCACCGACCGTTCCGGCAAGAAAATGACCATGCTCGGCGGCGGCATCGTACGTGTGCGGCCCGACGGTACGGAGATGGAAGTCTTCACCCACGGCACCCGTAACGTGTACGACGTGGCCATCGACCCGTTCATGAACGTGTTCACCCGTGAAAACACCAACGACGGCGGCGGCTGGAACGTGCGTTTCTCGCACCACATCCAGTCGGGCGAATATGGCTACCCCGTATTATTCCAGCACTTCACCGACGAGATCCTGCCCGCGCTGGTAGACGTTGGCGGCGGTTCCGGAACGGGCGCGCTCTACATGTCTGAGCCAGGCTGGCCGGAGAAATTCACCAACGTGCCCATGATGGCGGATTGGGGCAGGAGCATGCTCTACATCCACCGCGTAACGGCCGACGGTGCTACTTTCACGCAGAAGGAAGAGGAGTTCCTCGGTATTCCGCAGATCACCGACCTGGATGTGGACGGTTCCGGCAGGCTGTACCTTTCCGCATGGGACGGTGCCGGCTATTCCGGTAGCCCCAATAAAGGATACATCATCCGTGCGGTCCCCAAAGACTGGACGTATACCGCATTCCCCGATATCACGAAATCTTCCGTAGCCGAACTGGCGGCGATGCTGAAATCCCCCAGTTCCGTGGCGCGCCTGGCCGCGTCCCAGGAGCTCGTTTCCCGGGAAGATAAACAGGCGGCTTCCGCAGCGGCGCTCGCCGTGGCGGTAGATATGGAAGCGCCTTTGTACGCCCGCGTTGCCGGTATTTATACCTATGCCCAGGCGGCTGGCCATGACGGTATCGCCGGGCTGACCGGTCTTACCAAAGACGCTACTGTCCGCGAGCACGCACTGCGCGCCCTGGCAGACCGCAAGGGCCTGGTAGCCGACGTTTCCATCGATCCGTTCCTGCAAGGCATTAAAGATCCCTCGCCCCGCGTAGCCGCAGCGGCCATCGTAGGCCTCGGCCGACTGGGCCGCCAGGAAGCAGCGGCAGCCCTGTTGCAGACGAAAGTTCCCGCAACGTTCGTGGCGCCGGCAAAAGGCACTGAAGGTCCGCACGCGACGCCGAACGCCGCGATCGTACTGCCGCACCTGGCCGTGCAATCGCTGGTGAAACTGCATGCGGTAGACGCTGCCGTGGCGGGCATC
Proteins encoded in this region:
- a CDS encoding metallophosphoesterase family protein produces the protein MKNYLLLLGAFVMAPLFVFSQEAFKITHGPYLQALGETGVNIVWTTSKNSIAWVELAPVDDSHFYAKERPKYFAAAHGQKTEGMVHNVRIEGLQPATKYRYRIYSQEILSHESYIVKYGNIAASAAYRAELPTFTTLDPRATETGFAMVNDIHQQSDVLKKLLSQVDWKQNQLVFFNGDMQNNSRNEAQIFSSFMDTAISVFADRVPMYYARGNHETRGEFASEFPRYFPAANGQLYYIFRTGPVCFVVLDTGEDKPDSDIEYSGIADYDAYRTQQAAWLKEALKRPEYTEAPYKVVIAHIPPFGGWHGEKEVAEKFVPLLNQAGAQVMLSGHLHRNVKRMPEAGAWNFPVLVNSNTSIVKAKADAKQLQIEVFDVSGKKIDEVVLKPTK
- a CDS encoding IPT/TIG domain-containing protein, yielding MKKLIRYFLLLCLFAATVGVQSCRKEKDPVKTPLAVKSFFPNSGNGGTLVTILGSGFNNEGSVKVSFAGKDADIINRQDTVLVVRAPATGGSGAIRVNLGEQSAEAGNYTYQKLSVKQFFPGNGPAGMHIRISGEGFSSLDSPAEVLVNGKSATIVSATDTLIVAEVPVAAGSGPVTVKVDGKSSSGADFRFQAITGIKPVTGGAGTKVVISGGGFENVLAGNVVDFNGKPAVVKEAAENRLVVEVPADVRTGPVSVVINDQKTTGPDFTIVPLPTISGVTPLSGPAGTEMTITGLHFSKETDENIVKINGTVVPVKSATGTKLTLVLPGGTGVGKVTLSVNDQAVTGPEFRDQQLGILSVTPANGLAGTKVTLAGTGFSTIPAENIVTFNGIPAMVESATETSITVTAPAALTSGPLVVKRAALEARAPQQFMRAGVITIAGGPATNTLLTNTMNGMAVDSKGNIFVIDRSQFNVLKVTPDGQISVFAGSDAGEMGVVDGKGIAARFMTLRGIVIDPNDNIYVTEVATRNNIRKIKPDGTVTTFKSGLERQPGQIILDKKGNMYVSQLYWGMLKIYPDAAVEQAFNGSVSDDCRPAVDAQGNLYYYVDENEGFLGKWNFGGAVDYRWLGSSFGHQDGPFDQALFMYGMRGLLFDADGNMLILDKANYSIRKANLATREVSTVAKLGRGFEDGSFEQAKFSFSTVDMATDRDGNIYLLDAGNKAIRKVMLK
- a CDS encoding MFS transporter, with amino-acid sequence MDAVQQTLSPSRRLSIVLGFTQILLWGGSFFLMAIVGEPIVRNTGWSHEMVYGALSLALLISGLMAPFIGRVIGKPLGERLMRFSGLVIAAGLAIAAIAPHVTVFFLGWAVIGTGMALGLYDALFAALGKRYGATAGMAFTYITLISGFCTTIIWPLLTLLLGQFGWRGTLLIYAAVLAVVIFPVYTYIFPKNSANAPRPAPKPLRELAPPTTGDPKVYYLVMVHLTIGAILMTGMSVHMIDILRNNGLSLPAAVGIGALLGPSQVGVRFLDLFWPKKSQLTATAISSAGVLTGMGLLLGSPALAAMGIVSYGVGNGMRTILRGTLPLHLFGADGYAALMGKLARPQLIAQAATPFVGGWVIQSMGVSAFVWVLAVLAGINLLISLLIRKTAVVHVMAEPSVIRKAS
- a CDS encoding LysR family transcriptional regulator; protein product: MELRQLRYFLKAKEMGNFREAARLLHISQSTLSQQIRQLEDELGVPLFNRVGKRVVITEAGQLFSDYALQSVHKAESGLQVLRDLNNLETGEIRIGLTYGLRPVLAPALIRFMETHPNIRVQVVLGTSSEMIEKLQHFEFDFVLTFHEAEKEKDIRYQLLFESPMTLVMAPGMPLAKKKSVRLEEAARLPLALPAQGYSTRAFISEVLSQKNLSPNISLEINDIHMLLEVVRSGEWYSILIRTSIRQEDGVTAVPITGKNMRRKAMIISLRESYEKKAVTEFYRLLKETSKRMG
- a CDS encoding TonB-dependent receptor; protein product: MQHFTVRYIWAFLLLLLPFAGVAQETGGGLTGRVQDAKGGPLPGVTVVAVHEPSGTKYPVITDEGGRYRLMGMRIGGPYKVTATMMGMQPFEQNGIVVKLGEPQLLHIVLAEESRRLGEVVVKGANKGTRANTFGAGQHISRTQLNNMPAVSRSIQDITRLVPQGSKDNSFAGTNFRYNNVTIDGAVNNDAIGFSPSNGGQSGTSGQPGSSTRTNPVSLDAIEDMQVYLAPYDVKIGNFTGGSVNAVTRSGTNKLTGSVYAYGRNAAITGKDRKGTLGKMNSDFQDYQAGVRLGFPIIRNKLFFFTNEEITRRTDPSQLIAGKAETEGILSAKDAEAIRSTTIGRYGNVFDPGTAGVFNSSSKSVKFFNRIDWNINDKHQLSLRNNTIRSSAISLDRDQQDFRFSSMAFKQTNNQSSTVAELKSRLGNRITNSFVAGFSTVHDYRDPLSDPSLPQVQIQGRTPGTTIYLGTDREASIFNMKQRTVEITNNFSWSRGKHNFLVGTHNELYHIDYGFVNSWNGRVDYLSIGDYINNQPYRVRGSYNYTNNSRDYILANPGAVFNVNLYSLYVQDEIQVNDKLKLMPGLRADYTHLPEKPELSDKVRNAIADPFFGNTFEYTPLSRIRNDYFSKVKISPRLGFRYDWLGDQSLVLRGGAGLFTGRIPFAWLAYAYYNNGIGYGSFDQRADQKPFAQGADAIRPGKNGIADFVAANGIVTNNPYAGKTQVDLVDNNFSMPQVLRASLAVDYTTASQWKLGIEGLVTKSLKDVAFQQVNITDDPRWYGYDRQRKQPVYNSTVDPAFSNAYLLSNTGKGYRYSITGTVQRTFVNGLFVSGAYTYGQSKDLYNGIRNSMESNWQLNPALNPNNPSLAYSNFDIRHRIVLNSSYRKAWNKVMISTLSVFFSAQSGSPFTYGVVNNSVQGLPQQVSLAYIPERDEAIGFFKDRTIDGVMISAADQAAAFNAFIDGNKYLNGRRGDFTERNMGRTPWNVQADLHFAQEFHFPKLQTRFITFTADIVNLTNMLNRGWGIQYFSPNTFNSTASVGLTPTLFPPEQGKDGYPVYTFAKPGLPYSVDYLASRYQVQLGLRYTF
- a CDS encoding DUF7133 domain-containing protein — protein: MIKTSLALLCTASVLAGANFYLGDKKFKLSDPPELTISRFAGPDITPSPACLAVAPNGDVFVGVDMIGSLGKDPGKGRILRLTDSDNDGKMDAHTEFAVVDNPRGILVIGKKVYVLHTTFSAETGKATGMSLVLFEDNDGDGKADGAPQPLVTDLSNTKYIQERGTDHATNGIRMGIDGWIYISVGDFGFHNATDRSGKKMTMLGGGIVRVRPDGTEMEVFTHGTRNVYDVAIDPFMNVFTRENTNDGGGWNVRFSHHIQSGEYGYPVLFQHFTDEILPALVDVGGGSGTGALYMSEPGWPEKFTNVPMMADWGRSMLYIHRVTADGATFTQKEEEFLGIPQITDLDVDGSGRLYLSAWDGAGYSGSPNKGYIIRAVPKDWTYTAFPDITKSSVAELAAMLKSPSSVARLAASQELVSREDKQAASAAALAVAVDMEAPLYARVAGIYTYAQAAGHDGIAGLTGLTKDATVREHALRALADRKGLVADVSIDPFLQGIKDPSPRVAAAAIVGLGRLGRQEAAAALLQTKVPATFVAPAKGTEGPHATPNAAIVLPHLAVQSLVKLHAVDAAVAGINGPNGALAMWSLRYMHDTKAVNGLLAAYPLAKDLKQKNQIITTLARLYKKEADYDASWWWGTRPDSHGPYYKAVTWEGSAAIEKFLKREALKAPARKQFFTDLDERNRMEIAAFAPAKKEDAVAKNEPKVDLEKIKNKKGQVGKSSIEDVLIAVNNIKGDPAKGKLLFTAQGCVACHSINKGEKMKGPFMGQIGSIMNREQIAESILKPNASISQGFATVTITTKDKKSYMGFVTEETASRVVLRDIGGNVTTLKASDIASRKEMKNSMMPAGLANALSYEELASLVTFLSQQKK